Proteins encoded within one genomic window of Mya arenaria isolate MELC-2E11 chromosome 13, ASM2691426v1:
- the LOC128215024 gene encoding annexin A13-like isoform X1, translating into MATVRGDFVFTEEEEKQAAEKLKDAMDGLGTNEEAIVEVLVNHNNEQRQKIKGAYAAAYGKPLVDDLISELTGDLEETIVALMMTPRELDAKLLHDAISGIGTEETMLIGVLCTKTNDEIDAIKEAYKKLYDADLNEEIQSDTSGYFRRLMFSLVSGKRQEGMADYDRAHEEAQKLIDAGVNQLGTDECDFNAVLCLSSHEQLQCVFQKYEELREGCTIEDDIKSEVGSDLQQGYLSIVKVARNRHEFFADWLYNATTGVWGTEDSELIGIVVSRSEVDLEYIKSVFEQKYEKTLYETVDGECSGYYKRCLLSLIVGKYVAPE; encoded by the exons GCGACCGTTCGTGGAGATTTTGTGTTTACGGAAGAAGAGGAGAAACAAGCGGCCGAGAAATTGAAGGATGCCATGGATGGATTGG GCACAAACGAGGAGGCGATTGTCGAGGTTCTCGTCAACCATAACAACGAACAGCGCCAGAAGATCAAAGGAGCATATGCTGCGGCATATGGCAAG CCCCTGGTGGACGACCTTATCTCGGAATTGACGGGCGACCTAGAAGAGACAATTGTTGCCCTCATGATGACGCCGCGGGAGCTGGACGCCAAGCTTCTCCATGACGCTATCTCG GGCATTGGCACTGAGGAAACTATGCTGATCGGCGTCTTGTGCACCAAAACCAATGACGAAATTGATGCGATTAAGGAGGCTTACAAGAAAT TGTACGACGCGGATCTGAATGAAGAAATTCAGAGCGACACAAGCGGCTACTTCCGCCGTCTCATGTTCTCGCTGGTTTCCGGCAAGCGGCAGGAGGGAATGGCGGATTACGATCGTGCCCATGAGGAGGCGCAGAAACTCATAGat GCTGGTGTGAACCAGCTCGGCACCGACGAGTGTGACTTTAACGCGGTGCTGTGTCTGAGCAGCCATGAGCAGCTGCAGTGCGTCTTCCAGAAATACGAGGAGTTGCGGGAGGGCTGCACAATCGAGGATGACATCAAGTCTGAGGTCGGCTCTGATTTGCAACAGGGATACCTCAGTATTG TGAAGGTGGCCCGGAATAGGCACGAGTTTTTCGCCGACTGGCTGTACAACGCTACAACAGGCGTGTGGGGAACGGAGGACAGCGAGTTGATAGGAATCGTCGTATCAAGATCGGAG GTGGATCTGGAGTACATCAAGTCCGTCttcgaacaaaaatatgaaaaaactttatacgagaCTGTGGATGGCGAATGTAGCGGCTACTACAAACGGTGTCTACTTTCCCTTATTGTCGGCAAATATGTCGCACCCGAGTAA
- the LOC128214648 gene encoding uncharacterized protein LOC128214648, translating into MTSVQPSSLFSQCIQFVAEHVDLVEDFCGFPAQIGEKIFSIVAEYQRFYTDFEYSNKALCLFSEAFGAEMLNGLNIAGEHLCLNYHLDQLLLFCDLTALDVSQCGLGDDHEILANIANLYRLEVLILSGNAVTDDGVRKMSVPFRMFQRGPCNLSTVDLSGNGGITVQCLRCLSSFPKLENVILTRRQSKQKRPAVKGWSVTKGTSGLTPEVTTQGWARPVIATWIRQNSARIKQPKIRTSLKFYNRQIPEVHADSKQDDDEDLLIATRVTEPDGQSLMDNGRLKLDNSSDKENSADIDQMMELYGSRRNEVEKSHKGFIDQLKKVDVVQNENIIFNQKSLVSDRIRGLLNMTAEVKGKVYIGGKALKPKLSNKFNGSLVVINRRVDRDMKRHPSCESSILLKTEKTHQEKKIETVQENVWKPEKTSISVNKTTKDCIHSGQNVHNCSQVPIKRKKIKILKRKLEETDEQFCESSNELMEKNNWSPKENSKRAKKTKTSFFDALDGYN; encoded by the exons ATGACCAGTGTGCAGCCTTCATCTCTGTTCAGTCAGTGTATACAGTTTGTGGCTGAACATGTTGATTTGGTGGAGGACTTTTGCGGATTCCCGGCCCAAATTGGAGAGAAGATATTTAGTATTGTAGCTGAGTACCAGAGATTTTACACAGactttgaatattcaaataaagcTTTGTGCCTCTTCAGTGAAGCTTTTGGTGCAGAGATGTTAAATGGCCTAAATATTGCAG GAGAGCATCTTTGCTTAAACTATCACTTAGATCAGCTGCTCTTGTTCTGTGACCTGACTGCACTTGATGTATCTCAGTGTGGACTGGGGGATGACCATGAAATACTTGCTAACATTGCAAACTTGTACAG ACTGGAGGTCCTCATCTTGAGTGGAAACGCAGTCACTGACGATGGGGTCAGGAAGATGTCTGTCCCTTTCAGGATGTTCCAGAGAGGACCATGCAACCTGTCAACTGTAGATCTGTCAG GTAATGGAGGCATCACTGTGCAGTGTTTGAGGTGCCTGTCATCTTTCCCTAAGTTGGAGAATGTAATTCTCACTAGACGACAGTCCAAACAG AAAAGACCTGCAGTCAAGGGCTGGAGTGTTACTAAAGGGACTTCAGGGTTGACCCCAGAGGTGACCACACAAGGCTGGGCCCGGCCCGTCATAGCGACATGGATAAGGCAGAACTCAGCAAGGATTAAACAGCCTAAAATCAGGACCAGCTTGAAATTCT ATAACAGGCAGATTCCTGAAGTTCACGCAGACAGTAAGcaagatgatgatgaagatttACTAATTGCTACTAGAGTTACTGAACCTGATGGTCAAAGTTTGATGGACAATGGCAGACTGAAACTGGACAATTCTTCGGATAAAGAAAACAGTGCTGACATTGACCAAATGATGGAACTGTATGGTAGTCGTAGAAATGAAGTTGAAAAATCTCATAAGGGATTCATAGATCAGTTGAAGAAGGTAGATGTTGTCCAGAATGAAAACATTATCTTCAATCAAAAGAGTCTAGTGAGTGACAGGATAAGGGGTTTGCTTAACATGACTGCTGAAGTTAAAGGTAAAGTTTATATTGGAGGAAAAGCATTAAAGCCAAAATTGTCGAATAAGTTCAATGGTTCCCTGGTAGTGATAAATCGAAGAGTGGACAGGGATATGAAAAGGCATCCTTCATGTGAGTCAAGTATCTTACTTAAGACTGAGAAAACACACCAGGAGAAGAAGATAGAAACAGTTCAAGAGAATGTTTGGAAGCCGGAGAAAACATCTATTTCAGTTAATAAAACCACTAAAGATTGTATTCACTCAGGTCAAAATGTGCATAATTGTTCACAAGTGCctattaaaagaaagaaaatcaagattttaaaaagaaagctTGAAGAAACAGATGAACAGTTTTGTGAAAGTTCAAATGAATTAATGGAGAAAAATAACTGGTCTCCTAAAGAGAATTCAAAAAGAGCTAAGAAAACTAAAACTTCTTTCTTTGATGCATTGGATGGATATAATTGA